One region of Cottoperca gobio chromosome 19, fCotGob3.1, whole genome shotgun sequence genomic DNA includes:
- the wdr90 gene encoding WD repeat-containing protein 90, whose translation MASKGWQHPYVNIFKHVRVEDWKRSAKEGDVSIYTDKRLRCSVFRIRGPVPANSFIVVPKNSNQSLGLTGRYFYLLFRPTPGKYFVVHLDVSVEEGQVVRISFSNMFKEFKSTATWLQFPFLCGAAKDSVYESTAKSARHGLVGPAPTSVRWTCLMLDLQYTLSVYLNRCYSQLKSIKLCANMAVKNMFTSDLLLDPGVSFSEAKLMGLASSQGTGHIPRDMSYPVPKGVSWYDLYDHIRFPSEGTKLPFDSIQKGNPRPGASCVSNQRSPIREKSRCVNLSKPVQDRVSLIQQITTPKSISRNQTPVMVTDIPELGVVSTHQNDDWFCHNDDQHQLESTCSGSQQFTSRPPWDSDDGGVHVHIHPEDGFSQHGEESEEEFVCAPVPHSVHLSSSKDTRQQKLLPDPILRLNRIIGFGGATTKCVLWSKSGDAVVYPCHAIIVSMKISSNQQRFFIGHTDKVSALAFNGNTTLLASAQTGNHSVVRVWDYHKGNCLAMSRIHAHSLSSLSFSYGGGILCGVGKDGHNKTMVVVWNTMNVSKGGEVTILAKAHTDVDIHTMKVAFFDDTRMVSCGRDNIRLWRVRNGTLRSCPVNLGEYHSLDFTDVAFEEGNSPKQHLDDRTLFASSRSGCIFEIDYSRVVIRNVRRLLPAQQQHANRREKWTFNTGPGIAINSISVSSSFCATGSEDGFLRLWPLDFSAVFLEAEHEGPVSLVSVSSDSLQVLAATSTGNLGFLDVSSRGYNTLMRSHTDTVLGFSVDGIRRHLTTASSDGTVRIWNMDSLHQLYDFVSEDGPCSVAFHPSEQVFSCGFSSGIVRVFDISSAKLLAEHKQHRGEVVGLAFSPDGEFMYSADSQGSLALYSASEEDHNVIKVVCNVVARGTERAPDALAVSSDSRCLAFIGPSEYIVTIADSQSLDELLHVDVSILDVQSPRLDSALRVCFSPAATEHLLVATSANKILWVSSKTGRLLREVSKVHKHQCSSLAVSEDSRYLLTAGHNAVKVWDYNMQLDINSQMFIGHSRPICQVSFTPDQLGVVSVGDAIFLWDFLAHPVESLTDSRSPLILKYTSAPKSVRPDAEVSGVQLSNGMPRQTAPLPSSPPPRLDTSTLDQVDLGVLGSLSICDDTPTIPTAPVGAAGSGTSSDPRPPSSFLRVTELVHTSPPNTSHMDAVDLKGKKPVRPDCYRHFIPRFKTSTLDQAAVAPQPGEEGIKLKAVIGYNGNGRGNMVWSPDQGLFAYSCGCVVVVEYLHTGSQRHLLGHSEEISCLAVTNDAQTVASAAGGSNGSRSLICIWDVQNGTCRKTISYHRGAVQSLAFSRDDRFFLSAGDFSDPQVALWSSKTLELLSSASVSGPIHDAAFSPSASSQLACVGSQGVYFCLIHTHGSDVDLKVQRVKAPAEVGDVELTALCYHMDSFLFTATNRGHVCVWDVNTRSCFMTWEADEGEIGVLLCRGNRLLTGSNTRWLRLWEVEAVQGVKPQEKVCSGEDSGTMVVLEQEIMLDGTMVSAAFDNTMDMGIVGTTAGTLWYINWSDNSSIRLVSGHKTKVNDVVFSSDERHFATCSEDGSVRVWSAPSNELVVQFQVLNQACGCVCWSPSSSKESACVAGGYSDGTLRIFRLSSSEMEMKLHPHQVAVTAIQYSADGHVILSAGKNGLVSVSSPVNGATIRVIRDHKGAPVTNIQCVNEQCKNLGLEGKEMWLAASADRRVSVWAADWLKDKCDLLDWLTFPAPAYFGDDSPPPSLAAFCPADPSLVVYTGYGVEKELSFYSLEKKQIIKKIALPDWATCFSLSSPGQLIAVGSKERVLKLIKWTSGRFQDFLQHSDSLQTCHFSPSGKLLFTVAYNEILLWEVKGL comes from the exons ATGGCCTCCAAAG GTTGGCAGCATCCTTACGTCAACATATTCAAACATGTCAGAGTTGAAGACTGGAAAAGGTCGGCAAAAGAGGGGGATGTGTCAATATACACG GACAAGCGACTGaggtgttcagtgttcaggatCAGGGGTCCTGTTCCCGCCAACAGCTTCATTGTGGTACCCAAAAACAGCAACCAGTCTCTGGGGCTGACAGGTCGCTACTTCTACCTGCTCTTCAGGCCCACACCTGGCAAATACTTCGTAGTCCACCTAGATGTTTCTGTGGAG GAGGGCCAGGTGGTCCGTATCTCTTTTTCCAACATGTTCAAAGAGTTCAAGTCCACAGCTACCTGGCTTCAGTTTCCTTTCCTGTGCGGCGCTGCAAAGGATTCAGTCTATGAAAGCACGGCCAAATCCGCAAGACATG GTTTGGTGGGTCCAGCTCCCACTTCAGTGCGTTGGACCTGTCTGATGCTGGATCTGCAATACACACTGTCTGTTTACCTCAACCGCTGCTACAGTCAACTAAAGAGCATTAAGCTTTGTGCCAACATGGCagtgaaaaacatgtttaccaGCGACCTGCTGCTAGATCCAG GAGTGTCCTTCAGTGAAGCCAAGCTGATGGGTCTGGCTTCTTCTCAGGGCACAGGTCATATCCCCAGAGACATGTCATATCCTGTGCCAAAGGGAGTCTCCTGGTATGACCTCTATGATCATATCAG GTTTCCCTCGGAGGGAACAAAGTTACCCTTTGACTCCATTCAGAAAGGCAACCCCAGACCCGGGGCTA GTTGTGTCTCTAATCAAAGAAGTCCTATTAGAGAGAAGTCTCGCTGTGTCAACCTCAGCAAACCAGTTCAGGACCGTGTGTCCCTCATCCAGCAGATCACCACTCCAAAATCA ATCTCGAGGAATCAAACCCCCGTGATGGTGACCGACATACCGGAGCTGGGTGTAGTTTCTACTCACCAGAATGATGATTGGTTTTGCCATAATGATGACCAGCATCAGCTGGAGTCAACATGCTCCGGTTCACAGCAGTTCACATCCAGACCTCCCTGGGACTCCGATGACGGGGGAGTTCACGTGCACATTCATCCCGAGGACGGCTTCAGCCAACACGGGGAGGAAAGTGAAGAAGAG TTTGTTTGCGCTCCAGTTCCACATTCTGTCCATCTATCATCATCCAAAGACACCAGACAGCAG AAGCTGCTCCCAGACCCGATTCTCAGGCTCAATCGAATCATCGGCTTCGGAGGAGCCACTACTAAATGT GTCCTGTGGAGCAAATCAGGTGATGCAGTGGTGTATCCGTGTCATGCAATTATCGTCTCTATGAAGATATCGTCTAACCAGCAGAGATTCTTCATTGGCCACACTGATAAG GTATCTGCACTGGCTTTTAATGGCAACACAACACTGCTGGCGTCAGCACAAACTGGCAACCACAGTGTTGTTCGAGTGTGGGACTACCACAAAGGAAACTGTCTGGCCATGTCTAGGATTCATGCTCATTCATTATCCTCTCTTAG CTTCTCATACGGCGGTGGTATTCTCTGTGGAGTGGGAAAAGACGGCCACAATAAAACA ATGGTGGTGGTGTGGAACACCATGAACGTTAGTAAAGGTGGAGAAGTGACCATCTTAGCCAAAGCACACACGGATGTGGACATCCACACCATGAAGGTTGCCTTCTTTGATGACACAAG GATGGTGTCATGTGGTCGCGACAATATTCGCCTGTGGCGTGTGAGGAACGGGACACTGCGATCCTGTCCAGTCAACCTGGGGGAATACCACTCGCTGGACTTCACCGACGTGGCCTTTGAGGAGGGAAACTCTCCCAAGCAGCATCTTGATGATCGAACACT ATTTGCCAGCAGTCGGAGTGGCTGTATCTTCGAGATCGACTACAGCAGGGTTGTTATTAGAAATGTCAGGAGGCTGTTGCCtgcacagcagcaacatgcaaacCGCAGGGAGAAATGGACTTTtaacacag gtccAGGCATTGCCATCAACAGCATCAGTGTGTCCTCCTCATTTTGTGCTACGGGCTCTGAAGATGGCTTCCTGCGACTCTGGCCCCTTGATTTTTCTGCCGTCTTCCTGGAAGCTG AGCATGAGGGGCCCGTGAGCCTGGTGTCAGTCTCATCCGACAGCCTCCAGGTCCTGGCAGCCACCTCCACTGGTAACCTGGGCTTCCTTGATGTGAGCAGCCGTGGTTACAACACGCTGATGaggtcacacacagacactgtgcTCGGCTTCAGTGTGGATGGCATCCGTCGGCATCTCACGACGGCCTCTTCAGATGGCACAGTGCGCATTTGGAATATGGATTCCTTGCATCAG TTGTATGATTTTGTGTCGGAGGACGGCCCCTGCTCAGTGGCCTTCCATCCCAGCGAGCAGGTCTTCTCTTGTGGCTTCAGCTCCGGCATCGTCAGAGTCTTTGACATCTCCAGTGCCAAGCTGCTGGCTGAACACAA GCAGCACAGAGGAGAAGTTGTGGGCCTAGCCTTCTCTCCCGATGGGGAGTTCATGTACAGCGCTGATTCTCAGGGCTCTCTGGCACTTTACAGCGCCTCTGAGGAAGACCACAATGTGATCAaagttgtgt GTAATGTGGTGGCCCGCGGCACTGAGCGTGCTCCAGACGCTCTCGCAGTGAGCAGTGACAGCCGCTGTCTGGCTTTCATCGGCCCCTCAGAGTACATCGTCACCATTGCTGACTCGCAGTCTCTGGACGAG TTGCTCCATGTAGATGTGAGTATTTTGGATGTACAAAGCCCCCGTCTTGATTCTGCACTGAGGGTGTGCTTCTCACCCGCCGCCACTGAACACTTGTTGGTCGCCACATCTGCTAACAAGATCCTCTGGGTTAGCAGCAAGACAGGCCGTCTGCTTCGAGAG GTGTCGAAGGTGCACAAACACCAGTGCTCGTCGCTGGCTGTGAGTGAGGACAGTCGGTACCTGCTGACAGCAGGACACAATGCTGTGAAAGTCTGGGATTATAACATGCAGCTCGATATTAATTCACAG ATGTTTATAGGTCACAGTCGGCCCATCTGCCAGGTGAGCTTCACCCCTGATCAACTGGGCGTCGTCTCAGTGGGAGACGCCATCTTCCTTTGGGACTTCCTGGCACATCCTGTTGAATCTTTGACTGACAGCCG TTCACCTCTGATACTAAAATACACCTCGGCTCCTAAATCAG TTCGACCGGACGCTGAAGTGAGTGGAGTTCAGTTGTCCAATGGGATGCCTCGACAGACGGCGCCCCTCCCCTCCTCACCGCCACCACGACTCGACACCAGCACCCTGGACCAAGTTGACCTGGGGG TCTTGGGCTCCTTGTCGATTTGTGACGACACCCCGACCATCCCAACCGCTCCGGTCGGAGCTGCTGGTTCAGGTACTTCCTCTGACCCCAGACCTCCCTCGTCCTTCCTCAGAGTCACAGAGCTGGTCCACACGTCTCCCCCGAATACAAGTCATATGGATGCTG TTGACTTGAAAGGGAAGAAACCAGTACGTCCGGATTGTTACAGGCACTTTATTCCACGTTTCAAGACCTCCACTCTTGATCAG GCTGCTGTGGCTCCCCAACCAGGAGAAGAGGGCATAAAGCTGAAAGCAGTGATTGGCTACAATGGCAATGGCCGTGGCAACATGGTGTGGAGCCCTGACCAAG GTTTGTTTGCGTACTCGTGTGgctgtgtggtggtggtggaatACCTTCATACAGGAAGTCAGAGACACTTGCTGGGCCACAGCGAGGAGATCTCTTGTCTTGCAGTCACAAATGATGCACAG ACTGTGGCATCAGCAGCTGGTGGCAGTAATGGAAGCAGGAGCCTCATCTGCATTTGGGATGTCCAGAATGGAACCTGTCGTAAAACCATCTCCTACCACAGGGGGGCGGTGCAGAGTCTCGCTTTCTCCAGGGATGATCGCTTCTTTCTTTCGGCTG GAGACTTCTCTGACCCACAGGTGGCTCTGTGGAGCAGTAAGACCTTAGAGCTGCTGTCCAGTGCGAGTGTGTCCGGCCCGATCCATGACGCCGCCTTCAGCCCCTCAGCATCCAGCCAGCTGGCCTGTGTGGGCAGCCAAGGGGTTTACTTCTGCCTCATCCACACGCATGGCTCGGATGTAGACCTCAAG GTCCAGAGGGTGAAAGCACCTGCAGAGGTGGGTGATGTGGAGCTGACGGCTCTGTGCTACCACATGGACTCCTTTCTGTTCACCGCCACGAATCGAGGACACGTTTGCGTCTGGGACGTAAACACACGGAGCTGCTTCATGACGTGGGAAGCTGATGAGGGAGAGATCG GAGTGCTGCTGTGTCGAGGGAATCGTCTGTTGACAGGCAGCAACACCCGCTGGTTGCGACTGTGGGAGGTAGAAGCTGTGCAGGGTGTGAAGCCTCAGGAAAAGGTCTGCAGTGGGgaagacag TGGCACCATGGTGGTGTTGGAGCAGGAGATAATGCTGGACGGGACAATGGTCAGTGCAGCATTTGATAACACAATGGACATGGGCATCGTTGGCACCACAGCGGGAACCCTCTGGTACATCAACTGGTCAGACAACAGCAGCATCCGGCTGGTCAGCGGGCACAAGACCAAG GTGAATGATGTGGTGTTTAGCTCCGACGAGAGACATTTTGCCACCTGCAGCGAGGACGGCAGCGTGAGGGTGTGGTCGGCACCCAGCAACGAACTGGTGGTTCAGTTTCAGGTGCTCAACCAG GCCTGTGGCTGCGTATGCTGGAGCCCTTCTTCCAGTAAAGAGAGTGCGTGTGTGGCTGGAGGATACAGCGATGGGACCCTGAGGATCTTCAGGCTTTCTTCCTCAGAGATGGAGATGAAGCTCCATCCCCATCAAGTGGCTGTCACTGCCATCCAGTACTCTGCTGATG GTCATGTGATCCTTTCAGCGGGGAAGAATGGTCTGGTATCTGTCAGCAGCCCGGTGAATGGAGCGACTATACGTGTCATCCGGGACCACAAAGGAGCGCCGGTTACCAACATCCAGTGTGTGAATGAACAG TGTAAGAATTTGGGACTTGAAGGAAAAGAGATGTGGTTGGCTGCCAGTGCTGACAGACGTGTCAGTGTGTGGGCTGCTGATTGGTTGAAGGACAAATGTGATCTGCTTGACTGGCTGACATTTCCTGCTCCGGCCTATTTTGGG GATGACAGCCCACCTCCCAGCCTGGCTGCCTTCTGCCCTGCAGACCCCAGCCTGGTGGTCTACACTGGCTATGGAGTAGAGAAAGAGCTGTCCTTCTACAGCCTGGAAAAGAAACAG ATAATTAAAAAGATTGCCCTGCCGGACTGGGCCACATGCTTCAGCCTCTCCTCTCCGGGTCAACTCATAGCTGTGGGATCAAAAG AGCGAGTGTTGAAGTTGATCAAGTGGACCAGCGGCAGGTTCCAGGACTTCCTGCAGCACAGTGACTCACTGCAGACGTGTCACTTCTCTCCCTCAGGGAAGCTTCTTTTCACTGTAGCTTATAATGAGATCCTGCTGTGGGAGGTGAAGGGCCTCTGA